A stretch of DNA from Candidatus Saccharimonadales bacterium:
ATCAAAACCACTGACTACCGCTGTGCCGCTGTTAGCTTCTAAAAGTGTCGTGAGGATATTGATTGTCGTGGTTTTACCAGCACCGTTGGCGCCAAGTAGTGCAAAGACAGTGCCTTTTTCAACGTTGAATGATACATCTTGAAGCACTTTTACTTTCTTGTACGATTTTTGGAGGTTTTCTACTTCAATCGCTAGCTGATGTTTTTCCATATCTTCCCCTTATTGAACCTTCACGTTATCTAGCTTTGCTTTCGCACTTTTTAAAAGTGCATAGGTGAGCTTATCCATAGTAACGCCGTCGAAGATAGCATTTTTGGCGGCGGTGTGATGGAAGGATACGTTGCGAAGGGTAGCACCTTTAAAAGAAGCGTTTTTGACAGAGGCGCTATTGAAGGCAACGCCGTCAAGAGTTTGGCCGTCGAAAGAAATACCGTTAAGGTCGGATTGGCTGAACTCAGTATTAACCAGGGTGGCACCGCTGAAGGTGGCGCCTTTGAGGCTGGAGGCTTTGAGCTTGGTGCCCGTGAGGTTAGCACCGTCAAAATTGGCTTTGGACAAATCGCTAGCCTTGAGCTCAGCACCGGAAAGGTCGGCATTCCTGAAATTGGCGCTGTTGAGGGCGGAGCCGGACATTTTAGCGCCTTTTAGATCAGCCCCTTCGAAGTTGGCAGCATGGAGGTCACTACCGCTTAGGTTAGCTCCGTCGAGATTAGCACGGCTAAAGTCGACCTGTTTGAGAGCCGAGCCCTTAAGATTGCCCTGACGCAACTCGACGCCCGCAAGGTCCGCGCCAGGGAGATTGGATCCGGTGAGATTGCGACCTTTTTCGACGTGTTCCGCGCTTTCGAGTCCGCTGGCTGAATCGTCATGCTGGACGTGCTCCATAATTTCAGAGACATCACCGAATGAATCAACTGTTTCCTGGTATGCTGCGTCGTCGCTTTTGCCCTGCTCTTTTAGGTCATTGAATTTTTCTAGTAGGTTGGCCAGTAATTCGCTGGTAACATCTGCTCGCGCAGGAAACTTGCCGTATGGTGCAAATGCTTCGTCTAAAAATTTCCGTAGTTTCTTTTCCATTTCATTTCCTCCTTATAGTAATTCGTCTAGGATCTGCTTTGCGTAGTCCCAGTTTTGCTTGTTAACTTTATATAGCTCACGGCCGCTTTCGGTGATCTGATAATATTTCCTTCGACCACCCTGCGTTTCACTACCCCAGTACGAGGTAATATGACCGTCATTTTCCAGGCGCTTCAAACTTGAGTACATCGTTGCCTCCTTAAGTTCGTAGAGCTGATCCGAATGTTCGTATACTAACTTCGTGATTTCGTAGCCATACTTATCGCCACCCGTCAAAAGCTTGAGGATGATCGTGTCGGTATGTCCACGAAGTAAATCCGGTGATAGTTTTTTGTCATTCATAATTACAGTGTATATCATATTACTATGACTGTCAAGGTAATTATGCTCGTCAACACCACGAAGCACTGCTCCGGTGGGAGTTACATATTGGTTTTAACCTGATAAACTGACAGTATGAGTACGCTTAAAACAATCGTTAACGATGCAAACGTAGAAGACTTTATTAATGGCGTTGAGCCTGAGATTAAAAAAAGTGACAGCCTTACACTGCTCAAGATGTTCATCAGCATCACAGGTGAAAAGCCTAAAATGTGGGGTACGAGTATTATTGGATTCGGGCAGTATCATTATAAATCCGAAAAAAGTAAGCAAGAGGGTGATTGGCCGCTGGTAGGCTTTTCCCCAAGAAAACAGAATTTGACTTTATATGTCATGCCCGGCTTTGACAGTTACACGGATCTCTTAAGCAAGCTTGGAAAACACAAGACAAGCAAAGCATGTTTATATATCAATCGGTTGAGCGATATTGATCAAGCTATATTAGAGCAGCTTATCAAACGATCCTTTGATGAAATGAAAGCAACGCACAAATCAAATTAGTTTCGCTTGAGTCAGATGTAGTAGTTTGTGTTTAGTTACTATATTTAGTCTAGACTTAACAGGTTAGACTATGATGGAACAGGAAATTGCGCACATATTCTAAAACGGAGACTATCCCACGACAACAAGTAAACAGATTGGGATGGCAAATGCTGACGCGCGACATATAGTCTTTCTAGCAGTATGATCTTTTGCCCTCATGGGCTAGGGCGACTATTGTGTATTTGTCATCTGTTAATGTAAAATAATCGTATCCCCTACCCTTACAAGTGTAGGTGTAGGTAGGGTTGGTAAGAACAGTAAGTACCAGTCAGAATAAATAAAACCAAGAAGCAAAAGATCATACCTAGTGTAGAAAATAACAAATCATATAAAACAATAGAACTAGCCTAATAAAACCTATAAGAAGTGAAGAAAAACATAGTAAAGCTACAGTCTATAACTATAAAAAACTACTAACCTTATATTTAACTACCTCCATATGACTGAGCTACCTAAGCTAACCAAGAAACAACAAGCAATACTCAAACGGCTGTATAGATTCAGATTCTTAAACCGTATCCAAATCCAAGCACTTATGGGTCATAAAGATCCCAAAACAATCAACCTGTGGCTTCGTGACTTGCGTGCCAAGGGCTACGTCGAATGGATATATTCAACCCACTTTGCTGAAAAGACGAAGCCAGCGATCTACTTCTTGGGCTTAAACGGCGTACGCTATTTGCGCACCCTCACCCACGCAAGTGAAGACGAAGACGGCAACACGGCAGAATCGCCAGCCTACCCGCCAGAAGAACTCCGCAAGCGCTACAAAGAACCCATGCGCAGCCAAACCTACATTGACCGCTGCATTCTGATTGCGGATTGTTGTATTGCTCTTGAGAAGCAAGATGACGAAAATGAGACTAAGGGTGGGAAACTGCGCTATTACTACCAAACCGAAGCCGACTACCTGCTTGAGCGCAGCTACTATCATTTCATCTTAGAGAGTGAGCTTATCCAACCAAGTCTTGTGTTCTGTAAAGATAGACTCGACAACGATAGCAAGGAAGAAGAAACGCTTGCAAGCTATCTGCTTGAAGTATTTGACCCGACATTGCCACGCTACCGTATGAAGAAACGGCTTGGCGATTATGTAAAGTATCTGGATGACGAAGATAGTGAATGGCAAGCACAGACAAACACCGAAAATCTACCGATTGTCCTATTCGTCTGTCCACGAACGACTGACCTCATTTATGCCAAGCGCAGAACACGAAAACTTATTGCTGATGCCTGGAAGTGGAAAGATGAAGACGAGGAGCGACCACGAGTGCGGTTCACGACAATGGACGCTCTAAAGAAGTATGGCGTGTTAAGCAAAGAAGCCTGGGAGCAGGCATAGCCTAATCATCTTCACAATTTAACGACTCACCTTTCATCATGACAAAAAAGAGATTACCGGAGTAATCTCTTAACGTAGCATTTTTGCTAACGAAAGTGCAGCCTTCTGCAAACTACAAAGCAGTGACTGCGTAGTACATTAGCAGGTCAATTTTCTAACGTTCGCAAATTTCTTTTAATTTTTGTAATGATCGTAGCCACATACCGTCGAACATCTTACGTATCTCATCCCCTATATTGTCTCCGGTTAATTCAACGTCAACCGTTGTTATACCGTCTTTTTCTGTAAAGCGGTAGTTTTCATGGGATCCACTCCACTGCTTTGCGCTCTCGCTGGTCATATCTTCTTTGCCGTCTACAATTTCTCCTAAATGCTCTATGGATACATACTCATAAGGAATATTTTCAGCTATTTGGCTGAAGATCCCACTGAGCTTCCTATCATCTTCTGATACGAATTTTATTTTACTGCCTTTATCCCAGCTACCCTCATAAGTAGATCCTGGGTGGAAAGCGCCTGTCCATTCCTTGTATGTATCAAGTTCTAACATTACCTGCCAGACTTTTTGCTTTGGAGCTTCTATATCAATTGTGTAATTTAAGTTTGCCATGCTTTAATCATAGCAAATAAAAATACCCCCCGTCGAGATATTTTTCAAATCAAAAAACCCATCTTTACAGACGGGCTCTTTGATCGCTATGTCACTATAATCCTCCGCTCGACTTCCATATTATCGACCGTAATCACACTCATATAGCACAAACTATCAAGTATACTGAACCTACTTCGTCTATCATAACGTTATAAATAAGAAGAAAGTGGTAAACCATTATGCCTAATAAAAAAATAGCGGTATCGGTCAGTATCCTGTTCATCATCCAGATGCTCACGGCTGCGATCGGCAATACCTTCGTACAGGCATTCGTCGACGGCGACCCCAATAAAACCGCGCTCACCATCGGCGTACTGCTCATGATGTTTTCGGGATTGGTTATAGCCGCGATCGGGCTGGTGTTGTACCGGGCGCTCAAGCCCGTCAAATATAGGCTAACTGTTTGGATTCCAGCTATCAGGATCACCGAATGCGTGGTTGCCATCATCTTTGGCATCTATGTACTGACACAATCACAAGTCGTACCTAATCACCTGCTGTGGGTCTACATTTTAGCGGGTAGCGCCGGCGTGATTCTCGGTTACCTGCTGTTTGTTTCAAAATTAGTCCCCCGGCCAATCGCCGTCCTTGGCATCATCGGCTATGGCTTGATATTGATCGGTGTCCCACTCGATTTCGCCGGCGTACTTGATATGAACCAAGGCGTAGGACAAATCATGCTTATCCCCGGTGGCTTATTCGAAATTGCGGTTCTACCAATCTGGTTAATCGCGAAAGGGTTCAACAAAGTACAGCGGACAGCTTAGTATATTACCTATTTTTGAAGAGGCCATCTACTTTCTTCGTGATTTCTTGGTAGATCTCTTCTTCATATGATTGTTGGCTATTAGCATCTGTTCTGTGCTCTTCGCCAATGTCAATTATCGCCCAATCAAGAATATCTTTTGGTAGCTTAACAATCGCATTAGCTTCGTCAACGACTCGCTGGTTCATTAGGACCACAATGCCGTGACTAGCATCTATGCGTGCTTGAGTTAATTGCTCTGACTTTGACTTTGCAAAAGACCTGATCCTGTGTCTATCTAGAACGGCTAACGTATTAGCAAAGTACTCACGCTCTTGTGGGTCGTTCCAGTTGACATTTGTTCCACTAGAAATAACGTTCATATCTTTTATGTTTAGAGACTTGAGATATGTTTCGGCAATAAGGCTGCGTAGGACATTGCCATGGCAAATAAAATGTACATTCATTTAACTATCATATCAAACAAAAAACCTCTGGATGCTAAGGTGTTTTGATGCAAGCGAAACGTTAGGGCTAATGTCTTTGCCAATGAGGTTGTTCGCCGTTTTATTCGGCGCTATTTGACGAATTACACCTTCTGATTCTCGGACTATCTTATATATTATCATTCGTCTCTAATAGCTCTTTAATGGGATCGAAATAGTATTCTTTCCAATCTTTTATATCTTTTTGTTCGTCTTCAATATCTCCGCTAAACGCAAAGTGTACAGTCGTAACGTCGCTATTCGCTTCAAGAGTAAATTGAGCCTTAAATTTGCGTTCGGGGTGATCGTGACCATACCAGTCTTGCTCAATAAGTTCTTGCGGAACTAGTTTGGTATATACGCCGTGTATATCACCATCCCAATAGCTAAATTGCCCACCTTCACGAGCATCGACCTTTGCAGGAGCAGCACCCCATTGTTCTGCCACTTCAACATCGGTCAGTGCTTGCCAAACTTTTTGTACAGGAGCGTTAATAACGTAGGTCTGTTGAATTTGATTCATATTATTATCATAACAAAAATGCCCTCGTCGAGGTATTTTCACATTACATAAAAATTGGTGCTGGATTACGGATATATTCCTAACTGTTTCCACCCTACTATGTTGATGAATATAAATTGAAAGGGCCGGTCGAAGATTTCAACTTATCGGATAGCCTGTTAGGATAAGGGTATGTATATAGACCCACGGTTAAATGAGATTGATGACTGCTTGTACCGCGTAGCTACAAGAGCATTAGTGATTCAAGATGATAAGATTCTCCTCATAAAAGAAGCTTCAGATAATTGGTGGTCGCTCCCAGGTGGTGGCGTAGATCACGGAGAGACGATCGAGGCGGCAGTCTCGCGTGAAATAGAGGAAGAGCTCGGAGTACCTGCTGATGAAGTATTGTCCGACTTTCGGATCGTGTACAGCAATATCGGTAACGTAGTAAACTCTGTTCCTCGTATGAATTTATTTTTCAAGATTTCAGTGCCAGAAACGTCCCTAAAGAAGACTGATGATGTCTCAGAGTGGCAATGGTTTACGAAAGACGAGTTCATGAAGCAAAAGCTTCATGCCTCTTACGACAAGCGGAAACTTGTCGACGTGATTTTCGAGAAATAAATTCTAGCCGCTCCCTGCCGAGAGTATTTATTGGGTAAATGAAGTAAATGAGATTGGGAATTTACACAGACTGATCTATGACACGCTTCTTTATGATCGTACTGGATGTAGGAGATGAAGAATAATCTACTTCAATAAGTTTACCGTCCCACTGTTTAATAGTTATAAGAACAGATTGCCTAGCCTCTTCCGGCCAATCATTTCCATGCACCACAAAGATCGGTTCGAGTTCTTCTAGATTCGGTGTATAGTCTGGAGAATCCTGCTGGATGACCTTTCTTACGCCAACTAGATTACTCACGACTTCAAAACGCTCATCATAGACCATCACTGGCCATTTACCTTTTTTCTCCTTTATTGCCTCATCCGATAATAATCCTACAATTACATCACCGTACTTTAGAGCCTCTTTAAGTAATTGAATGTGCCCGGGATGAATTATGTCGGCGCTCATGGGCACATAGACAACTGGTAACTTCATAGGATAATCATAACAAAAAATACCTTATGTAGTGTAAGGTATTTTCATAGTGCAGCAGATACGAAAAAGTTTTCACGAAATTAGAAGTGAGGCAAAACGATGGAGAGAAATACTTGCTATTCACTATCCAAGAATACCTATTAGATAAATAAGACTGGGGAGTTACACTAAGCTCCGACAGTACCTATTTTAACTTCTCCAGCTCGCTTGTAATAAGCAAAGATCACACCATTTGACGTAATCAGACTGTCTGTCATTGTAAAGGTCGCGGGCATGGTACCCTCGTCGAACAAACGCTTGCCCGTACCGAGTGTAATAGGAAAAGTCATCAAGCACAGCTCATCGACCAGATCATGTTTGAATAATGTCTGAGCCAGGTTACCGCTGCCGTGAACTTTAATAGCAGGTCCTTCCGAATTCTTGAGCTTCTTGATGTCATCGACTCCCGTTAGCAACACCGAGTTTTTCCAACCCGACTTGTCCACTTCTGACTTGCTCATGGTATCACTCACTACATATTTAGTGACGTCTATGATGCCAGGCCACATATCGGCATGTTTAGGCCAGTACTCGGCAAAAAGCCTGAATGTTTTTTGGCCTAAAAGAATATCCGTTGATTCCATCCATCTTTTCATGAAGTCACCAGCTGCTTCGTCAGCTTCGGCAAAATACGGCGCTGTCCAGCCACCATACTTAAAGTTGCTCGATGTATCTTCCTCTGGTCCACCAGGTGCCTGCATGACTCCGTCTAATGTAATAAACTCTTGGACAATTATCTTTCTCATACCTTTATAACCCATCCTTTCTGCTTTACTAACGCCTATTGTAGCAGGTTAAGGGCATCAAAAAATGTACATTCTGGACACCAACTTAAGGAGTTTTGAGTAAATAAAGGAGTAATATTTAGGTGGGGATACCTATTTTTCAGTTTGCCATAATATTCGGTCTATAGGCCCGTCTTGGGACTTTAACTTTATATATCCATAAGACTGCTGCACGATTTGTTCAAGGATTGGCAGCTCTATATCACTTAACCGCTTGATATAAACGCAGTACCCTGTAGTAGTATGCTTACCTAATTTAGCCAGCAATTCAGAGTAGCGTGCCGTGCCGTCCATAAGGTAAATGGTCATCTTACCTTTTCTTGGATAAAAGCCAATATTGAGACCGTCGCCTTCGCGTCCGCTGTCGTATTTGTAGTGGTAGGTATCAAACCCGATTGTGCCCGCATTCCACAGCTTTGGCTCATGCCCACTTATTCGCCGCATCATTTCAATGAGCACTTGGCTGTCTCTTATAGTCTGCTCATCGCCAAGTGAAGCAACATATCCTTTGACTGAGATAGTTATTTTGTCCATAGTTTAATCTATCCTACGAGCTTACGGTTGATTAATGGCCTATTTATCCTTAGCTCCTAATTGAGCTCTTCCGCTAGTCCAATGAGGATTTGTTCAGGACCACGGATATAGCACAGGCGATACGAATCCTCATACCGAACTATTTCACCGACAAGCTCTGCACCATGCTTCTGCAGCCTAGATACCGTATCATCAATGTCTTCTACGGTGAACATAGTGCGTAGATAGCCAAGAGCATTCACTGGAGCATTGCGATGGTCGGCAACTACGGTTGGGGTAAGAAAACGCGATAGTTCCAATCTGCTATGTCCATCGGGGGTAACCATCATAGCAATCTCGACACGTTGGTTACCTAGTCCTGTGACACGCCCTGCCCATCCTCCTTCAACTATAGCCCGTCCTTCAAGCTGTAAACCAAGTTCCGTGAAAAAAGAAACGACTTCATCGAGTGACTCCACTACGATGCCGACGTTATCCATCCTTTTTAGATTAGATTCTTTTGATTTCATACAATTATATTTTATCACTTAATATCTTAGAGTTAGAGTCTCGTTTGCATTCTTGCCTAAACTAGCTAAAACGCCGACTTACTCGATGTTTTACAGAGGATTTAAATTTATATTATGAATAAAAATAGCTATATAGTCAAGTTAATTATATCAAAATATTCACTCTGGAATAAAACATAATCAAAAGCCATTCAACAAATCTTGACTATTTACTAGTAAAATTGTATAGTCGCATCAGTGTGGATATCCCGCATTCATGATCAAGGAGGACCAATGTACTCTGACCCCGATTGTCCGCTCTGCCCAAGTAACGGTGGCGTGGACATCGTTGCCAAGACGGGTATCGCCTACCTGGTAGAGGCCAAGACCTCGCCAGTTGAAGGATGCTTCCTGATCGTTCCGACGGAGCACATCACCCACCCCATGGAGCTCTCGCCTTGCTGGCAGATGGACTTCGGCGCGCTCCTTGTGAGCGTCCCGTGGTACGAGGCGACCAGCTCGTACAACATCAGCCTCAACATGGGAGTGGCGGCCGGCCAGACCGTGCCCCACCTCCATTTCTGGGTCATCCCCAGAGCCGAGGTCGAGGGTGCTTCCACGTACGGACAAGGGCTTGTGGCCCTCCTGAGGAATGTGGACGCTCTGGCGGACTACATCAGCCACTGAGAACTCACACGAAAGCCCCGGCCTCACAAGGCCGGGGCCATTCTCATTTTTAATCCAGCCCTACCTCAGTAAATGAGATTAGGGAGTTACACTGACAGCATAGAACTTCGCTTACATGTCGACTTCACTGAAATAGTAATGCCAAGCAGGAAGCTCTAGCCCGAAGAACTTCTCAGGTGATTCCTCGTAAAGTTTCTCGACTTCAGAAACCTTCATCCACTTAGCATCTTTTGCTTCGCTAAGTTGCGCAACCGGCTCGCCA
This window harbors:
- a CDS encoding pentapeptide repeat-containing protein, which gives rise to MEKKLRKFLDEAFAPYGKFPARADVTSELLANLLEKFNDLKEQGKSDDAAYQETVDSFGDVSEIMEHVQHDDSASGLESAEHVEKGRNLTGSNLPGADLAGVELRQGNLKGSALKQVDFSRANLDGANLSGSDLHAANFEGADLKGAKMSGSALNSANFRNADLSGAELKASDLSKANFDGANLTGTKLKASSLKGATFSGATLVNTEFSQSDLNGISFDGQTLDGVAFNSASVKNASFKGATLRNVSFHHTAAKNAIFDGVTMDKLTYALLKSAKAKLDNVKVQ
- a CDS encoding PadR family transcriptional regulator, translated to MNDKKLSPDLLRGHTDTIILKLLTGGDKYGYEITKLVYEHSDQLYELKEATMYSSLKRLENDGHITSYWGSETQGGRRKYYQITESGRELYKVNKQNWDYAKQILDELL
- a CDS encoding DUF1801 domain-containing protein, translating into MSTLKTIVNDANVEDFINGVEPEIKKSDSLTLLKMFISITGEKPKMWGTSIIGFGQYHYKSEKSKQEGDWPLVGFSPRKQNLTLYVMPGFDSYTDLLSKLGKHKTSKACLYINRLSDIDQAILEQLIKRSFDEMKATHKSN
- a CDS encoding replication-relaxation family protein; this translates as MTELPKLTKKQQAILKRLYRFRFLNRIQIQALMGHKDPKTINLWLRDLRAKGYVEWIYSTHFAEKTKPAIYFLGLNGVRYLRTLTHASEDEDGNTAESPAYPPEELRKRYKEPMRSQTYIDRCILIADCCIALEKQDDENETKGGKLRYYYQTEADYLLERSYYHFILESELIQPSLVFCKDRLDNDSKEEETLASYLLEVFDPTLPRYRMKKRLGDYVKYLDDEDSEWQAQTNTENLPIVLFVCPRTTDLIYAKRRTRKLIADAWKWKDEDEERPRVRFTTMDALKKYGVLSKEAWEQA
- a CDS encoding SRPBCC domain-containing protein, producing MANLNYTIDIEAPKQKVWQVMLELDTYKEWTGAFHPGSTYEGSWDKGSKIKFVSEDDRKLSGIFSQIAENIPYEYVSIEHLGEIVDGKEDMTSESAKQWSGSHENYRFTEKDGITTVDVELTGDNIGDEIRKMFDGMWLRSLQKLKEICER
- a CDS encoding DUF4386 domain-containing protein, whose product is MPNKKIAVSVSILFIIQMLTAAIGNTFVQAFVDGDPNKTALTIGVLLMMFSGLVIAAIGLVLYRALKPVKYRLTVWIPAIRITECVVAIIFGIYVLTQSQVVPNHLLWVYILAGSAGVILGYLLFVSKLVPRPIAVLGIIGYGLILIGVPLDFAGVLDMNQGVGQIMLIPGGLFEIAVLPIWLIAKGFNKVQRTA
- a CDS encoding SRPBCC domain-containing protein → MNQIQQTYVINAPVQKVWQALTDVEVAEQWGAAPAKVDAREGGQFSYWDGDIHGVYTKLVPQELIEQDWYGHDHPERKFKAQFTLEANSDVTTVHFAFSGDIEDEQKDIKDWKEYYFDPIKELLETNDNI
- a CDS encoding NUDIX domain-containing protein, which encodes MYIDPRLNEIDDCLYRVATRALVIQDDKILLIKEASDNWWSLPGGGVDHGETIEAAVSREIEEELGVPADEVLSDFRIVYSNIGNVVNSVPRMNLFFKISVPETSLKKTDDVSEWQWFTKDEFMKQKLHASYDKRKLVDVIFEK
- a CDS encoding adenylyltransferase/cytidyltransferase family protein, yielding MKLPVVYVPMSADIIHPGHIQLLKEALKYGDVIVGLLSDEAIKEKKGKWPVMVYDERFEVVSNLVGVRKVIQQDSPDYTPNLEELEPIFVVHGNDWPEEARQSVLITIKQWDGKLIEVDYSSSPTSSTIIKKRVIDQSV
- a CDS encoding dihydrofolate reductase family protein; this encodes MRKIIVQEFITLDGVMQAPGGPEEDTSSNFKYGGWTAPYFAEADEAAGDFMKRWMESTDILLGQKTFRLFAEYWPKHADMWPGIIDVTKYVVSDTMSKSEVDKSGWKNSVLLTGVDDIKKLKNSEGPAIKVHGSGNLAQTLFKHDLVDELCLMTFPITLGTGKRLFDEGTMPATFTMTDSLITSNGVIFAYYKRAGEVKIGTVGA
- a CDS encoding DUF1801 domain-containing protein; its protein translation is MDKITISVKGYVASLGDEQTIRDSQVLIEMMRRISGHEPKLWNAGTIGFDTYHYKYDSGREGDGLNIGFYPRKGKMTIYLMDGTARYSELLAKLGKHTTTGYCVYIKRLSDIELPILEQIVQQSYGYIKLKSQDGPIDRILWQTEK
- a CDS encoding VOC family protein yields the protein MKSKESNLKRMDNVGIVVESLDEVVSFFTELGLQLEGRAIVEGGWAGRVTGLGNQRVEIAMMVTPDGHSRLELSRFLTPTVVADHRNAPVNALGYLRTMFTVEDIDDTVSRLQKHGAELVGEIVRYEDSYRLCYIRGPEQILIGLAEELN
- a CDS encoding HIT domain-containing protein, yielding MYSDPDCPLCPSNGGVDIVAKTGIAYLVEAKTSPVEGCFLIVPTEHITHPMELSPCWQMDFGALLVSVPWYEATSSYNISLNMGVAAGQTVPHLHFWVIPRAEVEGASTYGQGLVALLRNVDALADYISH